TGTCCATACTTCCTTCACTTCTCTGATCTCACTGGCATGAACCAAAGAAAAACTACACCACAAACCAAGCATAAATGCTAATCGTTTCAAAAACATAACGACTCCTTTCTAAGAAAAAATAAAAACAGAAACACATCAATCTCAGATTAACTGCATTTCTGTCTTGATTGTAACCCAATAATAGGCAGGGTTAAAACAAATTATTTAAGGTATCTTATGCCTACCTTCACAAAAATCCTCCGCGCATTCATGTCCATTATCTTGCAAATTACGCTACAATAACCCACACGATGCCGTTCTTGCACTTGTCTTTGCTGACTCTGCATACGAGTTGTAAAACTTTACACGGTAGATACATTGTAATCGGAGTTCATTGGCACTCATGTTTTGGCAGTAAAAATGTTAATGTTCTGAAATTAATAATAAATGTAAAATATTTTTTCACTATTCATTATGCCTAAAATAATCCATCGGCGAGCGGTGCAATATGATGCGCATTATTTGCCTGAATTGCACCCTGTTTTGCGCCGAATTTTAGCCGCTCGCTCAATTCAATCCTTAGATGAATTAACGGCAAAATTAGATGATTTATTACCTTTATCTGATTTTAAAAACTTAGATACTGCTGTTGAATTATTAACCACTGCATTAATGGAACAACAGCGTATCATGATTGTGGCCGATTATGATGCGGATGGTGCGACCAGTTGCGTGGTGGCTTATCGGGCATTGCAGGCATTTGGCGCGCTGCATCTCAGTTACGTGGTGCCAAATCGAGAAAAACAAGGTTATGGCTTAACGCCTGCGATTGTGGCGCAAATTCGCCCGTGGCAGCCTGATTTATTAATCACAGTGGATAATGGCATTGCCAGTTTTTCGGGCGTGATTGCGGCGAAAAAAGCGGGTATTAAAGTCTTAATTACCGATCACCATTTACCCGCCGCACAATTACCCCAAGCCGATGCCATTATCAATCCCAATGTGGCTGATAATTTATTTCCCAGTAAGCATTTAGCGGGCGTGGGCGTTATTTTTTATTTAATGCTGGCTTTACGTCGTCATTTACGCACTATCAATTGGTTTCAAGATCAGGCTATTCGTGAACCTAATTTAGCTGAATTATTAGATATTGTGGCTTTAGGGACGGTGGCGGATATGGTCACTTTAGACCACAATAATCGCATTTTAGTCGAACAAGGGTTGCGGCGCATTCGTGCCAATCAATGTTGTGCGGGGATTCGGGCTTTAATTAAAGTCTCTCACCGCTCACAAGAAGAAATGATGACTCGTGATTTAGGTTTTTCTTTAGCTCCCAAATTAAATGCCGCAGGGCGCATGGATGATATGAGTCATGGGATTCAATGTTTATTGTGTGATGAAGAAAATAACGCATTAGAATATGCCACGCGCTTAGATCAATTTAATCAAGAACGACAATTTATTGAAGCCGAAATGTTACAACAGGCATTAGCCCAATTAAATGCCTTGTCATTAAATGCCGAAAGTTGTACCCAATTAGGCGTGTGCTTACTCGATACGGATTGGCATCCCGGTGTCATTGGCTTACTCGCTTCACGCATTAAAGAGCGTTTACATCGTCCCGTCATTGTGTTTACTCAGGCTGAACAAGAAGGATTCTTAAAAGGATCAGGCCGCTCTATTCAACGGGTACATATTCGAGATATATTGGTGAGTATTGAGGCCAATTATCCTGAGTTAATTTGTTATTTTGGGGGTCATGCGATGGCGGCGGGTTTAACCATTCCAGAAGCCGCTTTTCCTCAATTTCAACAAGTTTTTGATCAGAAAGTGCGGGAATTAATTAATTTTCATCAATTAGACAATATGATTTATTCTGATGGCGAATTGAGTGATGATGATTTTACTTTAGAATTAGCCGAGGCTTTACGCGCCATTCCTTGGGGACAAGGATTTGAAGAACCTATTTTTGATGGCGCGTTTGAATTAATTCATTATCAAGTATTAAAAGAAAAACATTTAAAATTACAATTGCGTCCTCTAAACGGCCAGAAAACCTTAACCGCTTTAGCCTTTAATAATCGCATTGATACCGTATGGCCAAGTGGCACAAAACAACTTTATTTGGCTTATCGTTTAGCCGTCAATTCTTTTAGAAATAAAACTGAATTGCAACTCATGATTGAGTCTATTTCCGTGTTGCCTAATCGGGTTGAATCGTGATCATGTGGCATTTTTTGATGATTTTCTTTCGTGGATTTTATACTTTATTACTGCATTTATTATTGCCGTGGATTCTTTTGCGCTTATTGTGGCGTAGCCGTCTTGATCCCGAACAGCGACAGCGTTGGCAAGAACGTTTTGGCCTTGCGCCTGCGTATCCGTGCGACGGCGCGCCCACGCTGTGGATACATGCCGTCTCTGTGGGCGAAGTGCAAGCGGCTTTACCTTTAATCACTGCATTAATGCAACATTACCCCTCTCATTCCCTGTTAATAACCACCACCACATTAAGCGGTTCTAAACAATTGCATCGCGTGTTAAAAAACACGGTGCGGCATGTTTATTTACCCTATGATTTACCATGGAGTATGCGTTTATTTTTACAGCGACAACACCCTAGTTTATTGCTATTAATTGAAACAGAATTGTGGCCCAATTTACTCTACCAATGCCACGCGCATCACATTCCTTGTTTTCTGCTCAGTGCGCGTTTATCGGCACGGTCGGCGCGGCGTTACGGTTATTTCGGCGGATTGACGCGGGAATTATTACAGCAATTAACCCATATTGCCGCACAATCTCAAGCCGATGCCCAGCGTTTTCTCGCTTTGGGCGCGCGGCAGGTCACGGTGACGGGTAACTTAAAATTTGACATGTCCATACCCGAACACCTGCCAGAACAGGCGCGTTTACTGCGGGCGCAATGGGGATCGCGTCCTATTTGGATTGCGGCCAGTACGCATGAGGGGGAGGAAACCTTGTTATTAACCGTACATGCCCAATTACTACAGCAGTTTCCACAGCTCTTGCTTATCCTTGTTCCGCGGCACCCAGAGCGTTTTGATCGCGTCGCGCAATTGTGTCAACAAAAAAATTTCGCCTATTGTCGCCGCTCACAAACGCAGTCATCACCTTGTCACAGCGATGTATCAGTCTATTTGGCTGATACGATGGGTGAATTACTTTTGCTTTATCACATGGCTGATATTGCCGTGATCGGGGGAAGTTTCATTGAACACGGCGGACACAATCCTTTAGAACCCGCTTTGGCACAAGTGGCCATTATCAGTGGTTGTTCCGTGTTTAATTTTGCGGCGATTTATAACGAATTACAACAAGCGCAGGCCGTTATTTTTACAAAAAATACAAGCGAACTTTTGTCTAATGTAATATTATTATTATCCAATGCTGCATTGCGACAGCAATATGCCCAGCGGGCTTATGCTTACGTTCTCAGTCAACAAGGGGCATTGGCGCGAACTCTGAACGTGATCCAAGCCGCGCCTGTCGCCACAGACACAACGGCAAAAAATGCGCGATATTTTTGAATTGCAGGTGATTTAAGCGGTTGTAATGGATATAATGCACCGCGCAAATTAAAAAAATTACGGTCTAACCATCGTTCCTTAATCACACACGAATAACGATCAAACTGTCTTTAGGCTCATTTTAACCCAGCCCACACAAAACGAGGTAATTCATGGAAAACGTTGTCATTGTCGCGGCTCTTCGCACGGCGGTTGGTACATTTAACGGCTCTTTGGCTGGCATTCCGGCCAGCACTTTGGGTGCAAAAGTGCTTGCGGCTTTATTAGCAAAGACCGGCGTATCTGCCGATCAAGTTGACGAAGTGATTTTAGGCCAAGTCTTAACCGCAGGTACGGGACAAAACCCCGCCCGTCAAGCGGTTATTGAAGCGGGTTTTCCCGTCACCACTCCAGCCATGACGATTAACAAAGTGTGTGGCAGTGGTTTAAAAGCGGTACATTTAGCGGCACAAGCCATTAAATGCGGCGATGCACAAATTGTGATTGCCGGCGGACAAGAAAACATGAGCATGTCTCCCCATTTGCTGCCCAAATCACGTCAAGGCGTAAAAATGGGACCTTGGGAGTTACAAGACAGCATGATCATTGATGGTTTATGGGATGCGTTCAACCAGTATCACATGGGACAAACCGCTGAAAATATCGCCACCGATTTCAACATTGACCGCACCGAACAAGACGCTTTTGCCGCCGCGTCGCAACAAAAAGCCTCTGCCGCACAAAAAGCGGGACTTTTTGCCGACCAAATCGTGCCTATCGAAATCCCCCAACGCAAAGGCGATCCAATTTTATTTAAAGATGATGAATTTATTCGTCACGATGCCAGTGCGGAAGGCATGGGCAAATTACGCCCCGCCTTTAACAAAAATGGCACTGTCACCGCCGGTAATGCTTCTGGTTTGAACGATGGCGCAGCGGCTGTGATGGTCATGAGCGAAAGCAAAGCCAAAGAATTGGGATTAACCCCGATGGCGCGTATTGTTTCCTACGCCAGTGCGGGCGTTGAGCCGCGCATTATGGGAACAGGTCCCATTCCCGCTTCCCGTCAATGTTTAGACAAAGCCGGTTGGCAGCCCAACGATTTAGACTTGATCGAAGCCAACGAAGCCTTTGCCGCACAAGCCATTTGTGTCAATCGTGACCTCGGCTGGGATTTAAGCAAAGTCAATGTCAATGGCGGAGCGATTGCCATTGGCCATCCCATTGGGGCATCGGGCGCACGGGTATTGGTCGGCTTGCTACACGAAATGGTGCGCCGCGACGTGAAAAAAGGACTGGCCACCTTATGTATTGGTGGTGGTTTAGGGGTCGCGCTTACTGTAGAACGCTAATTCCTATCTGTAATCATGGCGTGCCGTTTTCCGACACGCCATGTTGGTGTTTATTTCGACGACAGCCCTTTTCAAAGTTAGAAGTTAGAAATTAATAGCATGAGCGAATCCAGAATCATCAAGAAATACCCTAATCGCCGTTTGTATGATACTGCCATTAGTAGTTACATTACATTGGAAGACATCAGAACCCTGGTGATGGAACACGTGCCGTTTCGCATTCAGGATGCCAAAAGCGGTCAGGATATTACACGTAGTATTTTGTTGCAGATTATTCTGGAGCAGGAAGAAGAAGGGGAACCCATTTTTAGCAGTGAAGTATTGGCACAACTGATTCGTTTTTACGGCGATACCTTACAAGGTATTGTGGCGAATTATTTTGAGCGCAGTTTAGGGCTTTTTGCCAAGCAACAAGATGATGTCCGCGCTAAAATGTACAATCCGATTTCTTTTATGACCGAAATTGCTGAACAAAATATTAATTTGTGGAAGGACATGCAAGAAAATTTTTTCAAAGCGGCAATCACCGGCCGCCAAGATGAGTCAAAAGAACAACAAAAAACAACCGCACAAACCCGCGGTGATGATAAGTTGAAAAAATAAACACCAAAAAGGATCGGAGGAATGCAGACAGGAAGTCGCCCCTTCACAAGAGATAATAAAAAGGATTTTCTCAACATTTCAAAGAAGCGTTTTCTTTAAATGGGATGGCAGTCGCAACAGACTCCATCAATAAACCCAACCGAAGAGTGTTTACGCTCGCTTAACACAACAATTATCGGAGATTTAAGGATGACAGCAAGAATTGTATTAGTGACGGGTGGTACAGGTGGAATTGGTACGGCCATTTGCCAAGGTTTGGCCAAGTCGGGTTATCGCGTGGCGGCTTCGTGGTTAGAAGGGATTGATGACGGTCCCGGTTGGCAGGCGAAAATGAAAGCCGAAGGCTTTGATATTGAAATCGCTGCGGGTGATGTGGGTGATTTTGATTCTGCGGCCAAAATGGTCAAAGAAGTAGAAGCCAAATTAGGCCCCGTAGATGTTCTGGTCAACGGCGCAGGAATTACCCGTGACAAAATGTTCCGCAAAATGGACAAAAGCATGTGGGATGCCGTGATTAAAACCAACTTAGACAGCGTGTTTAACGTGACGAAACAAGTGATTGATGGCATGGTTGACCGCGGCTGGGGACGAGTGATCAACATTTCTTCAGTCAATGGTCAAAAAGGCCAAGCCGGTCAAACCAACTATTCTGCGGCCAAAGCAGGAATGCACGGTTTCACCATGGCCTTAGCCCAAGAAGTCGCCAGTAAAGGCGTAACCGTCAACACCATTTCTCCCGGCTACATCGGCACCAGCATGGTGATGGCGATTAAAGAAGAAATTCGTAAAGCCATTATTGCCACCATTCCTGTTGGCCGCTTGGGAACACCAGAAGAAATCGCATGGGCGGTTGAATTTTTAGCCGATAATCGTTCAGGTTTCATCACCGGCGCAAATATTGCCATGAACGGTGGCTTACACATGGGGCCATAACTCGCTTCGACGGTGTCACTTAGAAAAAACTTGACACCCGAAACGATTTAGCATATTGTGCATTGCAGCGTTGTTGCAATGCACAATTTTTTAGCCGCGCTTTTTTTTGTAAAACACAACCATCATGCTTTTTTGGAGAACGTCGAAATGGACAACAACGAGTTACTGAAAAAATGGACCGAAATGAATAAATCAGCCATGGATGCCATTAAGGAACTGGGCGAAATCAACACCACCGCAATGACCCGCTTAACCCAACGTCAAATGGACATGATCAGTCTGTACATGGAAAGCGGCGCAAAGCAGTTGGAAATGTTGAGCCAAGCCAAGAATGTGCAGGACTTAGCAACGGCACAATCTAAGTTGTTCACGGAAATGAACGAAAAATTGCTGGATAACGCCCGCCAAACCGTCGAAGTATTGGTGGATGTGAAAGCCGAATTGTCCGCTTGGGTAGAAAAAGGGATGCAAAACGTCTCTGAAGTCGTACCAATGCCCAAAATGAAGAAGTAGAACCTTCACCAGCGTGAGCGTTTTCATGCTTCCTAACGAGGAGTCAGACTCTTTATGTGTTGTAGTCTGACTCCTCGTCTTCTTTTCCCCACGAAAAATTGGGAATTATTTCAAATTATAAAAGGCAGCACGCCCCGGATAAACCGCCGTATCGCCTAATATTTCTTCAATACGGATCAATTGGTTATACTTGGCAATGCGATCTGAACGCGACATTGACCCCGTCTTGATTTGTCCCACGCCCGTACCTACGGCTAAATCCGCAATTAAACTGTCTTCCGTTTCGCCAGAGCGGTGGGAAATGATCGCGGTGTAGTTGGCTTGGCGTGCCATTCGGATGGCGGCCAGCGTTTCGGTCACGGTGCCGATTTGATTTAATTTAATTAAAATCGAATTGGCAATGCCCTTGTCAATCCCTTCTTGCAAAATACGGGTATTAGTAACAAATAAATCATCACCGACTAATTGCACTTTGTCTTTCAAACGCGCACTTAAATGCGCCCAACCCGCCCAGTCATTTTCAGCCATGGCATCTTCAATGCTCAAAATCGGATATTGATCGACCCATTTGGCCAAATATTCCGTAAACTCTTCAGAAGACAACACTTTATTTTCCGAAGTCAGGTGATAACGCCCTTCTTTGTAAAACTCAGAACTGGCCACATCCAAACCCAACCAAATGTCCCCACCGGCTTTAAAACCCGCTTTATCAATCGCGGTTAAAATCACTTCAATCGCGGCTTCGTTAGAAGACAAATCAGGCGCAAAGCCGCCTTCATCTCCCACAGCAGTATTTAAGCCTTTGTTTTTTAAGACACTTTTCAAGGCATGAAACACTTCCGCACCGTAACGCAAGGCTTCGCGCAAACTGGGCGCACCGGTGGGAAGAATCATAAATTCTTGTAAATCCACATTATTATCCGCGTGTGCGCCGCCGTTAATAATATTCATCATGGGAACAGGCAGTTGCATGGGATAATCAGGACTGGCCAACGATTGAAACAAGGGCAATCCCCGATCCGCCGCCGCCGCTCGTGCTACCGCCATGGACACCGCTAACAAGGCATTCGCGCCTAAACGTTCTTTATTTTCCGTGCCATCCAAATCGATTAAGCGTTGATCTAATTCAGCTTGTTGTGTCACTTCCAAACCGATCAAATGATCACTGATTTCGCCGTTGATGTGTTCCACCGCATTTAATACGCCTTTTCCGCCGTAACGTTTGGCATCACCATCGCGTAATTCTAAGGCTTCTCGTGAGCCGGTGGATGCGCCAGAGGGGACGGCCGCCCGGCCAACATGACCCACTGCCGTGTAAACATCCGCTTCTACCGTAGGATTACCACGAGAGTCGATAATTTCACGGGCGCGAATTTTAGTAATATCTGACATTAGATTTTTCCTTAATGCTGGGTTGAAATAGAAAATAAGATTTTTTTATTTGGAATTGGCGTTGAGTTTATATAAAAATGGAGGCCGCCCAATACAGCAAGATGAGTCACGCATTTATTCTGTGAAACTCATCTTTCTGCGTTTTTGACAAAGCGGAGAATTGGCGTTAATTACAATTCGCCTTCGGCACCCGCTTGGATAATTTCCATTAAATCATCGCGGACTTTTTTCGCCAGAGCCGCTAATTCATCAGGCATATTAGACAAAGATAATAATAAATCTAAATTCATCATCACCAAAAATGGCTTGCCTTCATTGTCTTCAATAGCGGCAATTCGGCAAGGCATAAATGCCACAAAATCAATGTTAAAATTCAACATTTCATGAGCCGCGGCAATATTGCAAAATTGGAAAATTTCCACCCGTCGAATTTTCTCAAAACCTTGGGCTTCAAATTCGCGCCACATGGGTTGATGCGCGACTTGTTTCATATTGAGCGCATTAGCGCGCAGCAACATGGATTCAATCGCTGCATCCAAAGTCACGCCCTCTGCCACAGGCAATCTCACCACCATTTGTGACAAAGACATGGACATCGCTGCCGCTTCAGCAGGCGCGGTTTCGGGTGCTGCTTCAGACTCAGGTGACGTTGCCTGCACGCCGCCCATTGAAAACGCCAAAATTCCCGCACAGAATAAATGAGATAATTTCATGGTTGTCTCCCTTTTTTTGTTGGTTTGAGAAATTTGAATTTAAAAAAGTAGTTATTATGAAGGATTTTTATTATTAATCAGTGATAAAAATAAACGATGAGTAAGCATTCATTTTTAACCTGTTAACCCCCCTTTCTCCTCAATAAAGCGAACAATCTCCGGCAAGCCCTGCCCTGTTTTCAAATTAGAAAATAAAAAGGGTCGTTCGCCGCGCATTAAGCGGGCATCGCGTTCCATGACTTCTAAAGATGCGCCGACATAAGGGGCTAAATCAATTTTATTAATAATTAACAAATCAGCGCGAGTAATGCCGGGTCCGCCTTTACGGGGAATTTTATCGCCCGCAGCCACATCAATCACATAAAGCGTTAAATCGGATAATTCAGGGCTAAATGTTGCGCTTAAATTATCGCCGCCGCTTTCGATAAAAACCAATTGCACTTGGGGGAATTGTTGACACAATTGTTCCACCGCTAATAAATTCATAGACGCATCTTCACGGATTGCCGTGTGTGGGCAACCGCCTGTTTCCACCCCGACAATGCGCTCAGGGGGCAAGGCTTGGCTGCGGGTCAAAAATTCGGCATCTTCTCGCGTATAAATATCATTCGTGACCACCGCTAATTCATAACGTTGCCGCATTTGCTTACACAACGCATCCACCAACGCGGTTTTACCCGAACCCACAGGGCCACCCACACCCACCCGCAAACTAGACCATTCAGACATCATCTTCACCACAGTTTTTAAATTAGATTAAATTAAAAACAAAAACCACGCCACCCACACTGCATTAAAACAATGCGGCAAATGGCGCAGTTTCTGAGAAAAGTAACGAGCGAATAAAATCGTTAAAATTCCTTTTTCAACAATATTTATTCAGGGGGTTAGAATTGCCAAAACTTCTTCTAATTCAAAACGCAATTGCCGTATTAATTGCACATTATTGGGATGTTCTGTTGAGGGCGTATCAGAAAGACGCTGTTTCGCCCCCCCGATAGTAAAACCATGCTCATATAATAAACTGCGAATTTGACGAATTAACATCACGTCTTGTCGCTGATAATAACGACGATTACCACGCCGTTTAATGGGTTTTAACTGTGAAAATTCCTGCTCCCAATAACGAAGAACATGCGGTTTCACAGCACACAAATCGCTCACTTCACCGATGGTAAAATAACGTTTGCTTGGAATGGCGGGCAATTCGTTGTTATTGCTGGGTTCTAGCATAAGCGTTTTCTCGCTGTTTGCAGGGATAAATAGAGAAAAAAATCAGCGACATTCGCGTCATTATTAGATAGTTTTTCATTCGGATTCGTGATAACCCGTATCCGATTCAACTTGCCCATCAAAGGCTTCTACGCGAGTACGCAACTTTTGCCCTGGACGAAAAGTCACCACCCGACGCGCACTAATTGGAATCTCTTCGCCTGTTTTGGGATTGCGGCCGGGGCGTTGATTTTTACGGCGCAAATCAAAATTACCAAAGCCCGATAATTTAACTTGTTCACCTTTTGCCAGAGCGGTGCGAATTTCTTCAAAAAATAAATCCACCATCTCTTTTGCTTCGCGTTTATTCAAGCCCATTTCATCGAACAATCTCTCGGCCATTGCTGCTTTAGTCAGTGCCATTCTTATTTACTTCCTTAAATATGCGCCAAACTGTTGTTGTAAAGAAGCGAGTATTCCATCAATGGAACTATCTACTTCAGACTCGGTAAGATTGCGCGATTTCGCTTGAAAAATCAAGCCTATAGCAACACTTTTTTTACCCGCTTCTATTCCTTTACCTTGATAAACGTCAAATAAAAGGCAATCTTGCAGCGTTTCTCTTGCGCCATTTTCCCGTACAAATTGAATGAGCATATCAACTGCAATACTTTGATCCAGCACTAAAGCCACATCTCGTCGTACTGATGGATATTTGGATACTTCACTAAAGCGAGCTAAAGGCGCATCAAGTAATTCAGATAAAGCCAATTCAAACAGATAAACAGGCGCGATCAAATCTAATTCCTGCAATTTTTGTGGGTGTAAAGCACCTACTAATCCCACCAAATGTTGATCACGGTAAATGGCTGCTGTTTGGCCGGGGTG
The DNA window shown above is from Thioflexithrix psekupsensis and carries:
- the ureG gene encoding urease accessory protein UreG; translated protein: MMSEWSSLRVGVGGPVGSGKTALVDALCKQMRQRYELAVVTNDIYTREDAEFLTRSQALPPERIVGVETGGCPHTAIREDASMNLLAVEQLCQQFPQVQLVFIESGGDNLSATFSPELSDLTLYVIDVAAGDKIPRKGGPGITRADLLIINKIDLAPYVGASLEVMERDARLMRGERPFLFSNLKTGQGLPEIVRFIEEKGGLTG
- the phbB gene encoding acetoacetyl-CoA reductase; this encodes MTARIVLVTGGTGGIGTAICQGLAKSGYRVAASWLEGIDDGPGWQAKMKAEGFDIEIAAGDVGDFDSAAKMVKEVEAKLGPVDVLVNGAGITRDKMFRKMDKSMWDAVIKTNLDSVFNVTKQVIDGMVDRGWGRVINISSVNGQKGQAGQTNYSAAKAGMHGFTMALAQEVASKGVTVNTISPGYIGTSMVMAIKEEIRKAIIATIPVGRLGTPEEIAWAVEFLADNRSGFITGANIAMNGGLHMGP
- the ihfA gene encoding integration host factor subunit alpha is translated as MALTKAAMAERLFDEMGLNKREAKEMVDLFFEEIRTALAKGEQVKLSGFGNFDLRRKNQRPGRNPKTGEEIPISARRVVTFRPGQKLRTRVEAFDGQVESDTGYHESE
- the eno gene encoding phosphopyruvate hydratase; the protein is MSDITKIRAREIIDSRGNPTVEADVYTAVGHVGRAAVPSGASTGSREALELRDGDAKRYGGKGVLNAVEHINGEISDHLIGLEVTQQAELDQRLIDLDGTENKERLGANALLAVSMAVARAAAADRGLPLFQSLASPDYPMQLPVPMMNIINGGAHADNNVDLQEFMILPTGAPSLREALRYGAEVFHALKSVLKNKGLNTAVGDEGGFAPDLSSNEAAIEVILTAIDKAGFKAGGDIWLGLDVASSEFYKEGRYHLTSENKVLSSEEFTEYLAKWVDQYPILSIEDAMAENDWAGWAHLSARLKDKVQLVGDDLFVTNTRILQEGIDKGIANSILIKLNQIGTVTETLAAIRMARQANYTAIISHRSGETEDSLIADLAVGTGVGQIKTGSMSRSDRIAKYNQLIRIEEILGDTAVYPGRAAFYNLK
- a CDS encoding phasin family protein: MNKSAMDAIKELGEINTTAMTRLTQRQMDMISLYMESGAKQLEMLSQAKNVQDLATAQSKLFTEMNEKLLDNARQTVEVLVDVKAELSAWVEKGMQNVSEVVPMPKMKK
- a CDS encoding DUF302 domain-containing protein, which produces MKLSHLFCAGILAFSMGGVQATSPESEAAPETAPAEAAAMSMSLSQMVVRLPVAEGVTLDAAIESMLLRANALNMKQVAHQPMWREFEAQGFEKIRRVEIFQFCNIAAAHEMLNFNIDFVAFMPCRIAAIEDNEGKPFLVMMNLDLLLSLSNMPDELAALAKKVRDDLMEIIQAGAEGEL
- the recJ gene encoding single-stranded-DNA-specific exonuclease RecJ — protein: MPKIIHRRAVQYDAHYLPELHPVLRRILAARSIQSLDELTAKLDDLLPLSDFKNLDTAVELLTTALMEQQRIMIVADYDADGATSCVVAYRALQAFGALHLSYVVPNREKQGYGLTPAIVAQIRPWQPDLLITVDNGIASFSGVIAAKKAGIKVLITDHHLPAAQLPQADAIINPNVADNLFPSKHLAGVGVIFYLMLALRRHLRTINWFQDQAIREPNLAELLDIVALGTVADMVTLDHNNRILVEQGLRRIRANQCCAGIRALIKVSHRSQEEMMTRDLGFSLAPKLNAAGRMDDMSHGIQCLLCDEENNALEYATRLDQFNQERQFIEAEMLQQALAQLNALSLNAESCTQLGVCLLDTDWHPGVIGLLASRIKERLHRPVIVFTQAEQEGFLKGSGRSIQRVHIRDILVSIEANYPELICYFGGHAMAAGLTIPEAAFPQFQQVFDQKVRELINFHQLDNMIYSDGELSDDDFTLELAEALRAIPWGQGFEEPIFDGAFELIHYQVLKEKHLKLQLRPLNGQKTLTALAFNNRIDTVWPSGTKQLYLAYRLAVNSFRNKTELQLMIESISVLPNRVES
- the phaR gene encoding polyhydroxyalkanoate synthesis repressor PhaR, coding for MSESRIIKKYPNRRLYDTAISSYITLEDIRTLVMEHVPFRIQDAKSGQDITRSILLQIILEQEEEGEPIFSSEVLAQLIRFYGDTLQGIVANYFERSLGLFAKQQDDVRAKMYNPISFMTEIAEQNINLWKDMQENFFKAAITGRQDESKEQQKTTAQTRGDDKLKK
- a CDS encoding MerR family transcriptional regulator; this translates as MLEPSNNNELPAIPSKRYFTIGEVSDLCAVKPHVLRYWEQEFSQLKPIKRRGNRRYYQRQDVMLIRQIRSLLYEHGFTIGGAKQRLSDTPSTEHPNNVQLIRQLRFELEEVLAILTP
- the waaA gene encoding lipid IV(A) 3-deoxy-D-manno-octulosonic acid transferase, with amino-acid sequence MWHFLMIFFRGFYTLLLHLLLPWILLRLLWRSRLDPEQRQRWQERFGLAPAYPCDGAPTLWIHAVSVGEVQAALPLITALMQHYPSHSLLITTTTLSGSKQLHRVLKNTVRHVYLPYDLPWSMRLFLQRQHPSLLLLIETELWPNLLYQCHAHHIPCFLLSARLSARSARRYGYFGGLTRELLQQLTHIAAQSQADAQRFLALGARQVTVTGNLKFDMSIPEHLPEQARLLRAQWGSRPIWIAASTHEGEETLLLTVHAQLLQQFPQLLLILVPRHPERFDRVAQLCQQKNFAYCRRSQTQSSPCHSDVSVYLADTMGELLLLYHMADIAVIGGSFIEHGGHNPLEPALAQVAIISGCSVFNFAAIYNELQQAQAVIFTKNTSELLSNVILLLSNAALRQQYAQRAYAYVLSQQGALARTLNVIQAAPVATDTTAKNARYF
- a CDS encoding acetyl-CoA C-acetyltransferase — protein: MENVVIVAALRTAVGTFNGSLAGIPASTLGAKVLAALLAKTGVSADQVDEVILGQVLTAGTGQNPARQAVIEAGFPVTTPAMTINKVCGSGLKAVHLAAQAIKCGDAQIVIAGGQENMSMSPHLLPKSRQGVKMGPWELQDSMIIDGLWDAFNQYHMGQTAENIATDFNIDRTEQDAFAAASQQKASAAQKAGLFADQIVPIEIPQRKGDPILFKDDEFIRHDASAEGMGKLRPAFNKNGTVTAGNASGLNDGAAAVMVMSESKAKELGLTPMARIVSYASAGVEPRIMGTGPIPASRQCLDKAGWQPNDLDLIEANEAFAAQAICVNRDLGWDLSKVNVNGGAIAIGHPIGASGARVLVGLLHEMVRRDVKKGLATLCIGGGLGVALTVER